A genome region from Plasmodium vinckei vinckei genome assembly, chromosome: PVVCY_07 includes the following:
- a CDS encoding lysine decarboxylase-like protein, putative has product MKVINESNNNILSPDGQIINDILKENFQCDKEGRLARILSEFSTVQDCLRNEGIFFTLVIFGSSRAVSYETYESNKIKYENQLKEFNEKEKDNIPLSDTEIKQYEQVKKDLDRLQKLKWSIKYYSQVSELSKKLTLFFETQEGQEVVRNMSSQLPKNHHIFKNKNFETEENGEIKESNKIHVAVCTGGGPGFMEAANKGSKEANGKSLGFSISLPFEKGANPYVDDKLSFKFHYFFTRKFWLVYLSLAFIIMPGGFGTLDELMEILTLKQCKRFKRHVPIILFGKHFWTSILNFDMLVEYGLVSKDDVDSLFITDSIEEAYECVINFLKNSNSTPPNEIKDSS; this is encoded by the coding sequence atgaaagtaataaatgaaagtaataataacatattaAGCCCTGATGGccaaattataaatgatatacTAAAAGAGAACTTTCAATGTGATAAAGAAGGAAGACTTGCACGTATACTCTCTGAATTTTCTACTGTTCAAGATTGCCTACGAAATGAaggtattttttttactctTGTAATATTCGGTTCCTCTAGAGCTGTAAGTTATGAAACATATGAAtcgaataaaataaaatatgaaaatcagttaaaagaatttaatgaaaaagaaaaagacaATATTCCATTATCTGACAcagaaataaaacaatatgaACAAGTAAAAAAGGATTTAGATAGattacaaaaattaaaatggtcgataaaatattattcacAAGTATCTGAACTTTCTAAAAAGttaactttattttttgaaacaCAAGAAGGACAAGAAGTAGTGAGAAATATGTCATCGCAATTACCAAAAAATCATcacattttcaaaaataaaaattttgaaacaGAAGAAAATGGAGAAATAAAGGAATCAAATAAGATTCATGTAGCTGTATGTACAGGAGGAGGACCTGGATTTATGGAAGCAGCAAATAAGGGCAGTAAAGAAGCTAATGGAAAGTCATTAGGATTTTCAATTTCATTGCCATTTGAAAAAGGAGCAAATCCATATGTTGATGATAAattatcttttaaattccattatttttttacaagaAAGTTTTGGCTAGTTTATTTATCTCTagcatttattataatgcCAGGAGGATTCGGAACTTTAGATGAACTAATGGAAATTCTTACATTAAAACAATGTAAAAGATTTAAAAGACATGTACCAATCATATTATTTGGAAAACATTTTTGGACatctattttaaattttgatatGCTAGTTGAATATGGATTAGTATCTAAAGACGATGTAGATAGTCTATTTATTACAGATTCGATTGAAGAAGCATATGAATGtgttataaattttttgaaaaattcaAATTCTACACCCCCCAATGAGATTAAAGATTCTAGctaa
- a CDS encoding 50S ribosomal protein L10, putative, whose translation MFSARVNVKYLIFSIFFLYFINQVCFPERSEKNNKTKTFFFLIARKVIKKNDSKLGRRNIIKLFLEKPDFTHIGKIGNNKKKIYNKFLLKSRKCNGYRNTRDGKEETVRKVKRILKVTKLLIQLNSFKLTPNLRMELLINMPRPHIRMHMVKNTLMELSVKNTQFEAITPHLTGSNTYFFIMNEDYISFSLYCNKLFSSIYKEYKTNNFIKMAIYENTILNKKETEDLINLKSYNVYFGHLANKINQIIATIPTSIMHIPSSIARGIYLHNKKKENM comes from the coding sequence atgttcTCTGCAAGGGTAAATGTGAagtatttaatattttcaatattttttttgtactTTATTAATCAAGTATGTTTTCCTGAACgttcagaaaaaaataataaaaccaagacatttttttttttaatagctagaaaagtaataaaaaaaaatgacagCAAATTAGGaagaagaaatattataaaattatttttggaAAAACCGGATTTTACACACATTGGAAAAATAGGaaataataagaaaaaaatttataataagtTTTTGTTGAAAAGTCGAAAATGTAATGGATATAGAAATACAAGAGATGGAAAAGAAGAAACTGTTCGAAAAGTGAAAAGAATTTTAAAagtaacaaaattattaattcaaTTAAATAGCTTTAAATTAACACCAAATTTAAGAATGGAattgttaataaatatgccaAGACCACATATACGTATGCATATGGTAAAAAATACTTTAATGGAATTGTctgtaaaaaatacacaGTTTGAAGCAATAACACCACATTTAACAGGAagtaatacatatttttttataatgaatgaagattatatatctttttctCTTTATTGTAACAAACTGTTTTCctcaatatataaagaatataaaacaaataattttataaaaatggcaatatatgaaaatacaattttaaataaaaaagaaacagAAGATTTGATAAACTTGAAATCATATAATGTCTATTTTGGTCATCttgcaaataaaattaatcaAATAATTGCAACTATACCTACATCAATTATGCACATTCCATCGTCCATAGCTCGTGgaatttatttacataacaaaaaaaaagaaaatatgtga
- a CDS encoding ubiquitin carboxyl-terminal hydrolase 13, putative yields MADTKNIISLISSTIKEPTIDDVIYLGECSITGHKDIFEDGVFIDLISFESFSLKNLKVNGTRTNNSATIDEHRFYLNIRKKKKVLENVEEKEIKNLSINAEGGFIDNKVYEYEYDYSVYDIKTNIYIKLSELDQNVISICNNIINHKNEIKKDNINKWVDEIKESKYSKNLIQLPNIKIKNENIECAVCKSKKNLWLNLSDGYIGCGRKIYNYGGGCLNNEEGAALKHFYETGKKYPLVVKIGTITKDGNADVFSYADDENDSVIDPYIATHLNNLGINIMNLEKTEITTLEKEIQENKNINFSSILDKGIEPICEQGKIGLRNLGNTCYMNCALQVLLSIKSISLKYINNLDNFLSTLDRNNKTHDDLFLQYSKLCYMAYQEDYIKNKKKYVKQFKQECQNKNIKINYDSDIDEENSVSIDPSMFRNCVNKKGNNPFCNNSQQDIYEYLSYIINELIDNENKIFDRLSNCTTNIITETNKRKHAEIDNAEKNSNPYFPFDADTISNIDKSIFNYFTFEIEQTIQSEIGNKSVSSFQNIILSLDIPVDSSVLKKLETEQNEPDKTTGTENIKISLMDCLKNYIKKDNINDYYSEIENKKVHAQKDMKFKSFSPYLFIHLKRFYADENWCAKKINIPIEAHDKINLEFMRAEKNNNVDTNTNTTCNNENSEQNILEKYKDVVDSLLDLGFEKDKIIESIKKVKIKNVNNCISYIYGEGSVELDTTQSSNKNTEVNQNNLDSIISMGISKEVAMASLLINKNDLQKSIDYIFSNMDILTENKCNAIINSNKCDDGLANYELVASIVHIGNNANSGHYICYIKDNSKWYVFNDNKVGLCNENLGKDTAYIHLYKRI; encoded by the exons ATGGCTGATACTAAAAATATCATATCTCTAATTTCTAGTACTATAAAAGAGCCAACCATAGATGATGTAATTTATTTAGGAGAATGTAGTATAAc GGGCCATAAGGACATATTTGAAGACGGTGTTTTTATTGATTTGATATCCTTCGAAAGTTttagtttaaaaaatttgaaagtGAATGGTACTCGGACAAATAACTCAGCGACAATAGATGAACATagattttatttaaatataagaaagaaaaaaaaagtgttagaaaatgttgaagaaaaagaaataaaaaacttaAGCATTAATGCAGAAGGTGGGTTTATTGATAATAAAGTTTATGAATATGAATATGATTATTCTGtttatgatataaaaacaaatatatatataaaattaagtgAATTAGATCAAAATGTAATAAgcatatgtaataatataataaaccataaaaatgaaataaaaaaagataatataaataaatgggttgatgaaataaaagaaagtaaatattcaaaaaatttaatacaattacctaatataaaaattaaaaatgaaaatattgaatGTGCAGTAtgtaaatcaaaaaaaaatctatGGCTAAATTTATCTGATGGCTATATTGGATGtggaagaaaaatatataactatgGAGGTGGATGTTTAAACAATGAAGAAGGTGCTgctttaaaacatttttatgaaaccggaaaaaaatatcctTTAGTTGTTAAAATAGGAACTATAACTAAAGACGGAAATGCTGATGTTTTTTCATATGCtgatgatgaaaatgatagtGTAATAGATCCATATATTGCTActcatttaaataatctaggtataaatataatgaatttaGAAAAAACTGAAATTACTACtttagaaaaagaaatacaagaaaataaaaatattaatttttcatcaaTATTGGATAAAGGAATAGAACCTATTTGTGAACAAGGAAAAATTGGACTTAGAAACTTAGGCAATACATGTTATATGAATTGTGCATTACAAGTTTTACTATCCATAAAAAGTATaagtttaaaatatataaataatttagataACTTTTTATCAACCTTagatagaaataataaaacacatGATgacttatttttacaatacTCTAAACTTTGTTATATGGCTTATCAAGAagattatattaaaaataaaaaaaaatatgttaaacAATTTAAACAAGAAtgtcaaaataaaaatattaaaattaattatgaCAGTGATATTGATGAAGAAAATTCGGTTAGTATTGATCCAAGTATGTTTAGAAACTGTGTCAACAAAAAGGGAAACAACCCTTTTTGTAATAACAGTCAACaagatatatatgaatatctatcttacataataaatgaattgatagataatgaaaataaaatattcgaTAGATTATCAAATTGTACCACAAACATAATTAcagaaacaaataaaagaaaacatGCAGAAATAGATAATgctgaaaaaaattcaaacccttattttccttttgaTGCAGATACTATTTCAAATATAGATAAgtctatttttaattatttcacTTTTGAAATCGAACAAACAATACAAAGTGAAATAGGAAATAAAAGTGTAAGCtcttttcaaaatattatattgtcTTTAGATATACCAGTTGATAGTTCagtgttaaaaaaattggaaaCAGAACAAAATGAACCTGATAAAACTACAGGAacagaaaatattaaaatttcttTAATGGATtgcttaaaaaattatataaaaaaagataacataaatgattattactcagaaatagaaaataaaaaagtacaTGCCCAAAAAGATATGAAGTTTAAATCTTTTTCACCATATCTTTTTATCCATCTTAAACGATTTTATGCTGATGAAAATTGGTGtgctaaaaaaattaacatacCTATTGAAGCtcatgataaaataaatttagaaTTTATGAGAGctgagaaaaataataatgtagaTACAAATACTAATACCACATGTAACAATGAAAATAGTGAACAAAATATtcttgaaaaatataaagatgtTGTTGATTCTTTATTAGATTTAGGTTttgaaaaagataaaataattgaatcaattaaaaaagtaaaaataaaaaatgtaaataattgtatatcttatatatatggtgAAGGTTCCGTCGAATTAGATACTACACAAtcaagtaataaaaataccgaagttaatcaaaataatttagattCTATTATTTCAATGGGAATAAGTAAAGAAGTAGCTATGGCTTctcttttaataaataaaaatgatctACAAAAATCAattgattatattttttcaaatatggATATACTCACAGAGAATAAATGCAATGCGATTATAAACAGCAACAAATGTGATGATGGTTTGG CAAACTACGAATTGGTAGCATCAATTGTACACATAGGAAATAATGCAAACTCAGGTCACTACATATGCTATATCAAGGATAATTCAAA gTGGTACGtatttaatgataataagGTCGGTTTGTGCAATGAAAATTTGGGAAAGGATACAGCATACATACATTTATACAAAAGGATATAA